A stretch of DNA from Candidatus Polarisedimenticolaceae bacterium:
GCGCAGCGCCTTCGGGATCTCCTCGAGGTTCTTCCGGTTCGCTTCGGGGAGCAGGACCGTCCGGATCCCCGACCGACGCGCCGCGAGCACCTTCTCCTTCACCCCCCCGATCGGCAGGACGTTCCCCCTGAGGGTGATCTCCCCGGTCATGGCGACGTCCCGGCGGACCGGACGCCCCGTGAACGCCGAGACCATCGCGGTGGCGAGGGTGATCCCCGCCGACGGGCCGTCCTTCGGGATCGCGCCCTCGGGGACGTGCACGTGGAGGTCCTTGCCTTCGAAGTAGTCCTCGGGAATGCCGAGCTCGGCCGCGTGCGCCCGCGCGAACGACAACGCCGCCTGCGCGGACTCCCGCATCACTTCGCCGAGCTGTCCGGTGAGGGTGAGCCCCCCGCGCCCGCGCATCACCGTCGCCTCGACGAACAACACGTCGCCCCCGGACTCCGTCCACGCCAGCCCGGTGGCCACCCCGACCTGGTGCTCCGCGAGGGCGTCCTCGCGCGTGGCGGGCGCCGGGCCGAGATAGGCCTCGAGACTCGACTCGATCACGCGCATCCTCCGCCTGCGCCCTTCGGCGACCTGGCGCGCGACCTTGCGACACACCTGCGCGACGTGGCGCTCGAGATTGCGAAGCCCGGCCTCGCGCGTGTAGCCGGCGATCAGCGCCCGCAGCGCGTTGTCGGAGAACTCGATCTGCCCCGACTTGAGGCCGTTCTCTCCGACCTGCTTCGGCACGATGTGACGCTTGCCGATGACGAGCTTCTCTTCCTCCGTGTACCCGGACAGGCGGATGACCTCCATCCGGTCGCGAAACGCCGGCTGGATCGGATCGAGCAGGTTCGCCGTGGTGATGAACAGGACGTCCGAGAGGTCGTACGGCACGCCGAGGTAGTGATCGCGGAACGAGAAATTCTGCTCGGGGTCGAGGACCTCGAGCAGCGCGGCGGAGGGGTCGCCGCGGAAGTCCTGTCCGATCTTGTCGACCTCGTCGAGCATGAAGACCGGGTTCGCGGTCCCCGCCTGGTGGATCCCCTGGATGATCCGCCCCGGCATCGCCCCCACATAGGTCCTGCGGTGCCCGCGGATCTCGGCCTCGTCCTTCACCCCTCCGAGCGACAGCCTGACGAACTGGCGCCCGAGGGCCCGCGCGATCGACCGTCCGAGCGAGGTCTTCCCGACGCCGGGCGGGCCGACGAAGCACAGGATCGGCCCCTTGCCTTTCTTGGAGAGCTTGCGCACCGCAAGGTACTCGAGGATGCGGTCCTTGATCTTCTCGAGCCCGTAGTGATCCTCGTCGAGGATCTTCCTCGCCTTCTTGAGGTCGAGATTGTCCTTGGAGTGTTTCGCCCAGGGCATCCCGGTCAGCCAGTCCAGGTAGTTGCGCACCGTCGCCGTTTCGGCGGAATCGGGGTGCATCCGCTCGAGCCGCCGGAGCTGACGGTCGAGCTCCTCCTTCGCCCCCGCGGGCATCTCCGCGGCGCGCGCCTTCTCGCGGTAGTGCTCGACCTCCTCGACGAGCTCGTTCCCCTCGCCCAGTTCCTGGAGGATCGCCTTCATCTGGTGGCGGAGGTAATACTCCCGCTGCGAGCGGTCCATCTCGTCCTTCGCCATCGAATCGATCTCGCGCTGCATGTTGAGGAGGTTCATCTCCCGGTTCAGGAAGTCGTGAACCCGCTTCAGGCGCGCGACGGGGTCGAGGGTCTCGAGGACCTCCTGGGACTCCTCCACCTTCAATTCGAGGTTGGAGGCGACGAGGTCGGCGAGCCGGCCGGGGTCCTCCAGGTTGTTGGCGATGACCTGCACCTCGCTCGGCAGGTTCTTGCCGAGGCTGCCCGCACGCTCGATCGCGCGCTTCACCGATCGGAGCAGGGCCTCCTTCTCGATCGAGGCTTCGTCGAACGGAAGATCGTTGAGCCGCTCGAGCTTGGCCTGGAGGAACGGGCGGGCGGTCGTGAACTCGCGCAGCCGGCACCGCGCCACCCCCTGGACGAGCACGCGGATGCGCTCGTCGGGGAGCTTGAGCATCCGCATGATCACCGCGACGGTGCCGATGTCGAACAGGTCCGAGCCGGCGGGGTCCTCCTCGTCCTTGTCGCGCTGCGCCGCGAGCACGATCATCCGGTTCTCGGCGAGCGCCCGGTCGACCGCCTGGATGGACATCTCCCGCGCCACCGACAGCGGCGCGATGATGAACGGATAGACGACCATGTCCCGGAGCGGAAGCACCGGGAGCTCGGACGGGATGTCGAGCCGTTCCTCGGAGGGACGATCGGTGGCGCTCATGCCGACTGGACCTCGATGGGAACCTCTTCGCCGCGACGGTTCGGGACCTTGGGGAACGAGATCCTCAGGAATCCGTCGGCGAGGACGGCCTCCGCCTTGTGGGTGTTGACCGGGGTCCCGAGCGGGATGACCCGCCGGAACCGCCCGAATGCGCGCTCGGCGACGTGGAACCGCGGGGACTGCGGGGGCTGCGGACGCGGCTTCTCGCCGCGGACGATCACGTTTCCCGCGTGCGCGCTGACCTGCACGCGGTCCCCCGGGACGCCGGGAAGCTCGACGCGCACGAGCAGATGGTCCTCGGTCTCGACCACGTCCACGATCGGCGTCCAGGTGCCGGCGGCGGCGTCCTCCGGTTTCGAGCCGAGGTCGATGAGGTTGTCGAAGAGCCGGTTGATCTCGCTCTGGATCCGCGCGACCTCGAACAACGGGCCGAACGTGTTGCTCATCGCTTCTCCCGCCCCCTCAGGGCTTGCGCGTCTCGAGCAGGCCGCGCAACTCCGCCATGAACTCCTGGACGTCCTCGAACTGACGGTACACCGAGGCGAACCGCACGTACGCCACCTTGTCCAGGTCGCGCAGCCGCTCCATGATCCGCTCGCCGATCCGGTTGGACTCGACCTCGCGATCCGCCGAGTCCGAGACCATCTGCTCGATCTCGTCGGCGATCGCCTGCAGCGCCTTCGCCGAGACCGGCCGTTTCTCGCAGGCGCGATGGAGACCGGCGAGCAGCTTCTGCCGCTCGAACGGCTCGCGGCGGCCGTCCTTCTTGATCACGAAGTACGGGATCTCCTCGACGCGCTCGTAGGAGGTGAAGCGCCGTCCGCACTGGAGACACTCGCGGCGCCGCCGGATCGAATCCCCCGCGCCGGTCTCCCGCGAGTCGACGACCTTGTCCTTCGTATGCCCGCAGAACGGACACTTCACGACGCCACCTCCGAGCCGGCGGGAGCGGAGCCGAGGGCGCGGACGTTGCGGGCGCCGTCGATCAGATCGCCCCAGGAAATGCGATCGGTGTGCAGGAGCACGGGACCGAGCACGAGGATCGGGACCACGATCGCCAGGTGCATGAGCAGCCCGGCCGCGACGGCGATATCCGGCGGCACCCCGAACAGGACGGTCAGCCCCCACTTCATCGCACCGTGGTAGCCCCCGGCGCCGCCGGGGGTCGGTACCGCGACCCCGAGGGCGAGCAGCGGCAGCATCACGAGGATCGCGCCGAAGGGGACGTCGGCGCCGGCGGCGCGGACGCCGACCCACGTCCCCGCGGCGATCGTCAGCCACGCGAGCGCGCTGTGCGCCGAGGCGATCGCGAGGATGCGCGGGCTCCGGAGCGCGTCGGTTCCGCGGGCGAGCGACAGGAGCGCCCGCACCCCCCATCGGACGGGCCCCGGGAAGGCGATCAGGCGCCGCTCGACCCAGGTTCCTGCGGCGGAAAGGGTCATCAGGAGCACGATTCCCGCGGCGAGCACGCCGACGAGCGACCATGCGGTCGTCTTGACCGAGCCGGCGTGCGCGGCGGCCTCGCCGTGCAGCGGCGCGAGGAGCAGGCCGATCGCGGCGAGGACGACGATCGCGACGCCGTCCAGGAGACGGTCCGCGGCCACGGTCCCGAGACAGGGTCCCAGCGGGAGCTTCTCCCGGCTCGAGAGGAGCATCGGTCGCACCACCTCGCCGAGGCGCCCCGGAACCACCCACGAGACGAGGTAACCGACGACGACCGACGTGCCCATCGGACGGAACGGCACGTCCTTGCGGACGGGCTCGAGCAGGTACCTCCATCGCCAGACCCGAAAGACGTTGTGACCCAGATTGAGGGCGGCGCCGAGCAGCAGGCCGCCGACCGACGCCCCGGCCAGGCCCGTCCCGACGGCTCGGAGATCGGTGTCGTGCAGGACCCAAACGAAGATCGCCGCCGCGAGCGCGAGGCCGAGCACGAACGACAGCACCTGTTTCATGAGAGCGCCAATGTAGGGTAGTTCCTCCGGCGGAATCAACCGAGAACCCCGAATCTTCGGAGCGATGGGGGCGATCTTCAGCGCGATGGGTCCTATTCGAGACCGAGAATCGCGAACGTTCGGCTGGTGCCGAGGACGTCGGCCCCGGATTCGACGGCCCGCAACGCCTGTTCGGCGTCCCGGATCCCTCCAGAGACCTTCAGAAGCAGCGTCGCCGGCAGCGCGGATCGGAGGGCCCGGATCCGTTCCGGAGCCAGCGCGCCTCCGTAGACTCCCGTGCCGGTCTTGAAGAAGGCCGCCCCCGACGGCCCGACCACCTCGCGGCCCACCCGCGCGAGGACGGGATCGTCGAACATCGCCGCCTCGACGATCGCCTTCACGGGAACCCCGGCCGCCCGAACGATCCCGGCCACGTAGTCGAGCGCCCGGGAAAACTCCCCCGCCCGGAGCCAACCCGCAGGGACGACGGCGTCCACCTCTCCCGCCCCGTCATCGACGGCGCGCCTCGCCTCGATCGCGGCGAGCTCGGCCGTCGAGGCGGCCGCCGGGAAGTTCACGACGACGACCAGGAGCGTTCTCGACCCCCGAAGCGGCTCCCTCGCGACGACGGCCGCGCGGGGGAGGACGCACAGCCCACGGACGGCGTGCGAGGCGGCCCGGGCCGCTTCGGCGAGGATCTCCGCGTGGGGGCGATCCGGCCCGAGCACCGCGTGATCGAATCGCGACGCCGTGAGGTTCATTCGAGGGCTCCCGGCGCGGCGGGGCGCACGCGCACGACCTCCGATCGTTTCACGACCACCGTCCCCGGCGGCTGCCCCCGCGCGCGCCGCACGTGTTTTCGCCGCGTCCACGTCACGTCGACGGCCCCGTGGCCGCGCGCATCGCTGAACCAGGCCGCGGCCGCGGCGGCCTCCTCGAGGGT
This window harbors:
- the lon gene encoding endopeptidase La, with the protein product MSATDRPSEERLDIPSELPVLPLRDMVVYPFIIAPLSVAREMSIQAVDRALAENRMIVLAAQRDKDEEDPAGSDLFDIGTVAVIMRMLKLPDERIRVLVQGVARCRLREFTTARPFLQAKLERLNDLPFDEASIEKEALLRSVKRAIERAGSLGKNLPSEVQVIANNLEDPGRLADLVASNLELKVEESQEVLETLDPVARLKRVHDFLNREMNLLNMQREIDSMAKDEMDRSQREYYLRHQMKAILQELGEGNELVEEVEHYREKARAAEMPAGAKEELDRQLRRLERMHPDSAETATVRNYLDWLTGMPWAKHSKDNLDLKKARKILDEDHYGLEKIKDRILEYLAVRKLSKKGKGPILCFVGPPGVGKTSLGRSIARALGRQFVRLSLGGVKDEAEIRGHRRTYVGAMPGRIIQGIHQAGTANPVFMLDEVDKIGQDFRGDPSAALLEVLDPEQNFSFRDHYLGVPYDLSDVLFITTANLLDPIQPAFRDRMEVIRLSGYTEEEKLVIGKRHIVPKQVGENGLKSGQIEFSDNALRALIAGYTREAGLRNLERHVAQVCRKVARQVAEGRRRRMRVIESSLEAYLGPAPATREDALAEHQVGVATGLAWTESGGDVLFVEATVMRGRGGLTLTGQLGEVMRESAQAALSFARAHAAELGIPEDYFEGKDLHVHVPEGAIPKDGPSAGITLATAMVSAFTGRPVRRDVAMTGEITLRGNVLPIGGVKEKVLAARRSGIRTVLLPEANRKNLEEIPKALRRDLLFSFVKDVREVFEAALLDPSREVVTAVQAPKAKARRSAPQPAH
- a CDS encoding Hsp20/alpha crystallin family protein produces the protein MSNTFGPLFEVARIQSEINRLFDNLIDLGSKPEDAAAGTWTPIVDVVETEDHLLVRVELPGVPGDRVQVSAHAGNVIVRGEKPRPQPPQSPRFHVAERAFGRFRRVIPLGTPVNTHKAEAVLADGFLRISFPKVPNRRGEEVPIEVQSA
- the nrdR gene encoding transcriptional regulator NrdR, with protein sequence MKCPFCGHTKDKVVDSRETGAGDSIRRRRECLQCGRRFTSYERVEEIPYFVIKKDGRREPFERQKLLAGLHRACEKRPVSAKALQAIADEIEQMVSDSADREVESNRIGERIMERLRDLDKVAYVRFASVYRQFEDVQEFMAELRGLLETRKP
- a CDS encoding lysylphosphatidylglycerol synthase transmembrane domain-containing protein yields the protein MKQVLSFVLGLALAAAIFVWVLHDTDLRAVGTGLAGASVGGLLLGAALNLGHNVFRVWRWRYLLEPVRKDVPFRPMGTSVVVGYLVSWVVPGRLGEVVRPMLLSSREKLPLGPCLGTVAADRLLDGVAIVVLAAIGLLLAPLHGEAAAHAGSVKTTAWSLVGVLAAGIVLLMTLSAAGTWVERRLIAFPGPVRWGVRALLSLARGTDALRSPRILAIASAHSALAWLTIAAGTWVGVRAAGADVPFGAILVMLPLLALGVAVPTPGGAGGYHGAMKWGLTVLFGVPPDIAVAAGLLMHLAIVVPILVLGPVLLHTDRISWGDLIDGARNVRALGSAPAGSEVAS
- the deoC gene encoding deoxyribose-phosphate aldolase, producing the protein MNLTASRFDHAVLGPDRPHAEILAEAARAASHAVRGLCVLPRAAVVAREPLRGSRTLLVVVVNFPAAASTAELAAIEARRAVDDGAGEVDAVVPAGWLRAGEFSRALDYVAGIVRAAGVPVKAIVEAAMFDDPVLARVGREVVGPSGAAFFKTGTGVYGGALAPERIRALRSALPATLLLKVSGGIRDAEQALRAVESGADVLGTSRTFAILGLE